The following proteins come from a genomic window of Sphaerisporangium rubeum:
- a CDS encoding MSMEG_0569 family flavin-dependent oxidoreductase, whose translation MSVRRHAVVVIGAGQAGLSMSHCLTRRGVDHVVLERHKVGHEWRSRRWDTFCLVTPNWQCRLPGYSYGGADPDGFMRRDEIVRYLEDYAASFGPPVLEGVTATRLTASGTGFEVETTHGTFTAGQVVVATGPYQEPVIPRVAERVPPHVTQLHSGAYRDPGALPPGEVLVVGSGQSGCQIAEDLHLAGRRVHLAVGSAPRISRFYRGRDIVAWLDLMGYYERPIESFPDHDAIRARANHYVTGRDGGRDIDLRAFARDGMRLYGRLTGVRDGRFLFGGDLERDLDHADAVNDGVKDSIDAFIAEHGIQARTEPRYVPVWRPENPPEHLDAGRIAAVVWSTGFRRDYRWIRVPVFDGTGYPVHHRGVTRAPGLYFLGLPWLHTWGSGRFSGVAADAEHLARHIGSPQPATAANGHSYFVHPELLGT comes from the coding sequence ATGAGCGTCCGCCGCCACGCGGTCGTGGTGATCGGCGCCGGCCAGGCGGGCCTGTCCATGAGCCACTGCCTCACCAGGCGCGGCGTCGACCACGTCGTGCTGGAACGGCACAAGGTCGGCCACGAGTGGCGTTCCCGCAGATGGGACACCTTCTGTCTGGTCACCCCCAACTGGCAGTGCCGCCTCCCCGGCTACTCCTACGGCGGCGCCGACCCCGACGGCTTCATGCGCCGTGACGAGATCGTCCGCTACCTGGAGGACTACGCCGCGTCGTTCGGCCCCCCGGTGCTGGAAGGCGTCACCGCGACCCGCCTCACCGCGTCCGGCACCGGTTTCGAGGTCGAGACCACCCACGGCACGTTCACCGCCGGCCAGGTCGTCGTGGCGACCGGGCCGTACCAGGAACCCGTGATCCCCCGCGTCGCCGAACGCGTCCCGCCGCACGTCACCCAGCTCCACTCCGGCGCCTACCGCGACCCCGGCGCGCTGCCGCCGGGGGAGGTGCTGGTCGTCGGCTCCGGCCAGTCCGGCTGCCAGATCGCCGAGGACCTGCACCTGGCGGGCCGGCGCGTCCACCTGGCCGTCGGCTCGGCCCCCCGCATCTCCCGGTTCTACCGCGGCAGGGACATCGTGGCCTGGCTCGACCTCATGGGCTACTACGAACGGCCCATCGAATCGTTCCCCGACCACGACGCGATCAGGGCCCGCGCCAACCACTACGTCACCGGCAGGGACGGCGGCAGGGACATCGACCTGCGCGCCTTCGCACGCGACGGCATGCGGCTGTACGGCAGGCTCACCGGCGTGCGGGACGGAAGATTCCTGTTCGGCGGCGACCTGGAACGCGACCTCGACCACGCCGACGCCGTGAACGACGGCGTCAAGGACTCCATCGACGCGTTCATCGCCGAACACGGCATCCAGGCCCGCACCGAACCCCGGTACGTCCCGGTGTGGCGGCCGGAGAACCCCCCCGAGCACCTGGACGCCGGGCGGATCGCCGCCGTCGTCTGGTCCACCGGCTTCCGGCGCGACTACCGCTGGATCAGGGTCCCGGTGTTCGACGGCACCGGCTACCCCGTCCACCACCGCGGCGTCACCCGCGCACCCGGCCTGTACTTCCTCGGCCTGCCGTGGCTGCACACCTGGGGCTCGGGCCGTTTCTCCGGTGTCGCCGCCGACGCCGAGCACCTCGCCAGGCACATCGGCTCACCGCAGCCGGCCACCGCCGCGAACGGCCACTCCTACTTCGTCCACCCCGAACTGCTGGGGACGTGA
- a CDS encoding amidohydrolase family protein, which yields MVFDAHRHLGVLPAYPFYGGPPVKPDVTARATVAHLMADLYAEGTERALVLPNYGVPDPDVAFGFNELVLEAAAADDRVRCGLWVSPRPQDAGRTEEALRLAGERGVRALKLSFLLGGRPTDPACRPLLDRIFAAAREHDLVVHVHTSPGAASDIDEVGHLVDWYAGDVAVHLVHFGGGMSGHIKLAGSRFFDWIDAGKRVYTDLSWAIGFTPRWLAAEIDRRGAGHDRVLFASDEPWGDYTGERARLGAAVGDGELARLIFRDTFEKLYA from the coding sequence ATGGTCTTCGACGCGCACCGCCACCTCGGCGTACTCCCCGCCTACCCCTTCTACGGCGGCCCCCCGGTCAAGCCGGACGTCACCGCGCGCGCCACCGTCGCGCACCTCATGGCCGACCTGTACGCCGAAGGCACAGAACGCGCTCTCGTGCTCCCCAACTACGGCGTCCCCGACCCCGACGTGGCGTTCGGCTTCAACGAACTGGTCCTCGAGGCCGCCGCGGCCGACGACCGCGTCCGCTGCGGCCTGTGGGTGTCCCCGCGGCCGCAGGACGCCGGCCGTACCGAGGAGGCACTGCGACTCGCCGGGGAACGCGGCGTGCGGGCCCTCAAGCTCAGCTTCCTGCTCGGCGGACGGCCCACCGACCCGGCGTGCCGGCCCCTGCTGGACCGCATCTTCGCCGCCGCGCGCGAACACGACCTGGTCGTCCACGTGCACACCTCGCCAGGCGCCGCGTCCGACATCGACGAGGTCGGCCACCTCGTCGACTGGTACGCCGGCGACGTCGCCGTCCACCTGGTGCACTTCGGCGGCGGCATGAGCGGCCACATCAAGCTCGCCGGGTCGCGGTTCTTCGACTGGATCGACGCCGGCAAGCGCGTCTACACCGACCTGTCGTGGGCCATCGGCTTCACCCCCCGCTGGCTCGCCGCCGAGATCGACCGCCGCGGCGCCGGCCACGACCGGGTGCTGTTCGCCAGCGACGAACCGTGGGGCGACTACACCGGGGAACGGGCCCGCCTCGGCGCCGCCGTCGGCGACGGCGAACTCGCACGCCTCATCTTCCGCGACACCTTCGAAAAGCTCTACGCCTGA
- a CDS encoding MSMEG_0572/Sll0783 family nitrogen starvation response protein, with product MPELTDLEKQSLTEIPHPSLPEGSSLYGGTKVFPDYQAENGESYFTLVHGIAHESSVSFVAILQATRALRKGFESAIYFYGPGSLNCLATRGFPTTGNSAFPGEHNINNSLKTFIEEGGKVYCCRFGLSLHGAREEDLIEGVIPTHPLDVQDALIHYGRKGAIINSTYMF from the coding sequence ATGCCGGAACTGACCGACCTGGAGAAGCAGAGCCTCACCGAGATCCCGCACCCGTCGCTGCCCGAGGGCTCCAGCCTGTACGGCGGCACCAAGGTGTTCCCCGACTACCAGGCCGAGAACGGCGAGAGCTACTTCACGCTGGTGCACGGCATCGCGCACGAGTCGTCGGTCAGCTTCGTCGCGATCCTCCAGGCCACCCGCGCGCTGCGCAAAGGCTTCGAGTCGGCCATCTACTTCTACGGCCCCGGCTCCCTCAACTGCCTCGCCACCCGCGGTTTCCCCACCACCGGCAACTCCGCGTTCCCCGGCGAGCACAACATCAACAACTCGCTGAAGACGTTCATCGAGGAAGGCGGCAAGGTCTACTGCTGCCGCTTCGGCCTGTCGCTCCACGGCGCGCGCGAGGAGGACCTCATCGAAGGCGTCATCCCGACCCACCCGCTCGACGTCCAGGACGCCTTGATCCACTACGGCCGCAAAGGCGCGATCATCAACTCGACCTACATGTTCTAG
- a CDS encoding MSMEG_0568 family radical SAM protein — MSVGTRVDVAIRGVRVDAPVRRSGGAGPSDDGHLLFGGAQAAIPIDPASPYVVRDGSLWLGDTDLGVPVTPVARPRFYDLATADGVPYEKIAKLHGSGVLATTVVQTCIRYGEADRCRFCTVEESLRAGATVAAKTPEQLAEVAEAAVRLDGVRQMVMTTGTTTGPDRGARVLSRAVRAVLRAVPGLPIQVQCEPPADLAWLTVLHESGATAIGIHAESLDEDVRRAWTPGKATVPLTVYEEAWDEAVRVFGRNRVSTYLLVGLGEDPDELVAGAARLIDRGVYPFVVPFRPLKGSLATRAGAVPPDPATMRDITVRVAALLGEAGMTGADQQAGCAACGACSALPAAGG; from the coding sequence GTGAGTGTCGGTACCAGGGTCGACGTGGCCATCAGGGGTGTCCGGGTGGACGCGCCGGTGCGCCGCTCCGGCGGCGCGGGCCCGAGCGACGACGGCCATCTGCTGTTCGGCGGCGCGCAAGCCGCGATCCCCATCGACCCGGCGAGCCCGTACGTCGTCCGCGACGGCAGCCTGTGGCTCGGCGACACCGACCTCGGCGTCCCCGTCACGCCGGTGGCCAGGCCCCGTTTCTACGACCTGGCCACCGCGGACGGAGTGCCGTACGAAAAGATCGCCAAACTGCACGGCTCCGGTGTGCTCGCCACCACCGTGGTGCAGACCTGCATCCGGTACGGCGAGGCCGACCGCTGCCGGTTCTGCACGGTGGAGGAGTCCCTGCGGGCCGGTGCGACCGTGGCCGCCAAGACCCCCGAGCAGCTCGCCGAGGTCGCCGAGGCCGCGGTCCGGCTCGACGGCGTACGGCAGATGGTCATGACCACCGGCACCACCACCGGCCCCGACCGCGGCGCACGCGTCCTGTCCCGCGCCGTCCGCGCCGTCCTGCGCGCCGTCCCCGGCCTGCCGATCCAGGTCCAGTGCGAACCCCCCGCCGACCTGGCGTGGCTCACCGTCCTCCACGAGTCCGGCGCCACCGCCATCGGCATCCACGCCGAGTCCTTGGACGAGGACGTCCGCCGCGCCTGGACCCCCGGCAAGGCGACCGTTCCCCTGACCGTCTACGAGGAGGCCTGGGACGAAGCGGTCCGCGTCTTCGGCCGCAACCGCGTCTCCACCTACCTGCTGGTGGGCCTGGGTGAGGATCCCGACGAACTTGTCGCAGGCGCCGCACGCCTGATCGACCGCGGCGTCTACCCCTTCGTCGTCCCCTTCCGTCCGTTGAAAGGCTCCCTCGCCACCCGCGCCGGCGCCGTCCCCCCCGACCCCGCCACGATGCGGGACATCACCGTACGCGTCGCGGCCCTCCTCGGCGAAGCCGGCATGACCGGGGCCGACCAGCAGGCCGGTTGCGCCGCCTGCGGCGCCTGCTCGGCCCTACCTGCCGCAGGCGGCTGA
- a CDS encoding MSMEG_0567/sll0787 family protein: MHPDADLFALLSGLPDASRGPVCDVLLGGAPPYFMIEEADAAGTAAYRRLRREVFVDEQGLFPGHDLDDRDDDPRTVVLVARDRTGIVIGGVRLGPAADGPDIGWWHGGRLIVRPTDRGGAGVGPALIRAACARAEAAGALRFEATVQARAERLFARLGWRTIRPVTVAGRPHVLMRHPVGRIAALVAATKHPLGPLLAGLAPGGPGFVGDDAAPVPGSDLVAACDAILPAMVERDPEWAGWCSVLVNLNDLSAMGATPVGILDAVAAKDTTAATRVLTGLRRAAEAYDVPILGGHTQLGVPAALAVTALGRTANPVPGGGGHPGHHVTLTADLSGGWRPGYTGRQWDSTTTRTTPELQAMLNAVAEAQPAAAKDVSMAGVAGTLGMLAEASACGAVLDVAKIPHPPNTTMADWLTCFPGFAMLTTAPPSHPGLPETPAASAVCGELTSTPGIHLRWPDGELTEALPTPATGLGPAVQPVNVRGSTRRAGR; this comes from the coding sequence ATGCACCCTGACGCCGACCTGTTCGCACTGCTCTCCGGCCTCCCCGACGCCTCCCGCGGACCCGTCTGCGACGTGCTCCTCGGCGGCGCGCCGCCGTACTTCATGATCGAGGAGGCGGACGCGGCCGGGACCGCCGCCTACCGGAGGCTGCGCCGCGAGGTGTTCGTCGACGAACAAGGCCTGTTCCCCGGCCACGACCTCGACGACAGGGACGACGACCCCCGCACCGTGGTCCTCGTCGCCAGGGACCGCACCGGCATCGTGATCGGCGGCGTGCGGCTCGGCCCGGCCGCCGACGGCCCCGACATCGGCTGGTGGCACGGCGGCCGGCTCATCGTCCGTCCCACCGACCGCGGCGGCGCCGGTGTCGGCCCCGCACTGATCCGCGCCGCCTGCGCACGCGCCGAAGCCGCAGGAGCACTCCGCTTCGAAGCCACCGTGCAGGCCCGCGCCGAACGCCTCTTCGCGCGCCTCGGCTGGCGGACCATCCGTCCCGTCACCGTCGCCGGCCGTCCCCACGTCCTCATGCGTCACCCCGTCGGCCGCATCGCCGCACTCGTCGCCGCCACCAAACACCCCCTCGGCCCGCTCCTCGCCGGTCTGGCCCCCGGCGGCCCCGGCTTCGTCGGCGACGACGCCGCCCCTGTCCCCGGCAGCGACCTCGTCGCCGCCTGCGACGCCATCCTCCCCGCCATGGTGGAACGCGACCCCGAATGGGCCGGCTGGTGCTCGGTCCTCGTCAACCTCAACGACCTGTCCGCCATGGGTGCCACCCCCGTAGGCATCCTCGACGCCGTCGCCGCCAAGGACACCACCGCCGCCACCCGCGTCCTGACCGGCCTCCGCCGCGCCGCCGAAGCGTACGACGTCCCCATCCTCGGCGGCCACACCCAACTAGGCGTCCCCGCGGCCCTCGCCGTGACCGCACTGGGCCGCACCGCCAACCCCGTCCCCGGCGGCGGCGGCCACCCCGGCCACCACGTCACCCTCACCGCCGACCTCTCCGGCGGTTGGCGTCCCGGCTACACCGGCCGCCAATGGGACTCCACGACAACCCGCACCACCCCAGAACTCCAGGCGATGCTGAACGCCGTGGCCGAAGCCCAGCCCGCCGCCGCCAAAGACGTCTCCATGGCCGGCGTCGCAGGCACTCTGGGAATGCTCGCCGAAGCCTCCGCCTGCGGCGCCGTCCTCGACGTCGCCAAGATCCCCCACCCCCCGAACACCACCATGGCCGACTGGCTCACCTGCTTCCCCGGCTTCGCCATGCTCACCACAGCCCCCCCATCCCACCCCGGCCTCCCGGAGACCCCGGCGGCAAGCGCGGTCTGCGGCGAACTGACAAGTACCCCTGGCATCCACCTCCGCTGGCCCGACGGCGAACTGACCGAAGCCCTCCCCACCCCCGCCACCGGCCTCGGCCCGGCGGTTCAGCCGGTGAACGTTCGAGGTTCGACGAGAAGGGCTGGACGATGA
- a CDS encoding carbon-nitrogen hydrolase family protein encodes MAAVAAPFDRDVERCFARIEQLVEAARADGVRLLALPEACIGGYLHSMDGDPSDVPPALDPDGPEIRRLAAIAKDMVVCAGFCEAAGDRRYNSVVCVTGDGTLGLHRKVHQPLSEDALFAAGDGFAAFDTPVGRLGMMICYDKAFPESARTLALDGAEIVVCSSAWPASRTDPAPDLADDRWTRRFDLFDQTRALENQVVWLSANQSGTFGTLRFVGSAKIVGPGGEILSRTGVTQGMATAELDVPRTLATARRSMGHLRDRRPSAYHSTDISVMTAFPAVTPAPGA; translated from the coding sequence ATGGCCGCTGTGGCGGCGCCGTTCGACCGGGACGTCGAGAGGTGTTTCGCACGCATAGAACAACTGGTGGAGGCCGCAAGGGCCGACGGGGTACGACTGCTGGCGCTGCCGGAGGCATGCATCGGCGGCTACCTGCACAGCATGGACGGCGACCCTTCCGACGTACCACCGGCGCTCGACCCGGACGGGCCGGAGATACGGCGGCTCGCGGCGATCGCGAAAGACATGGTGGTGTGCGCGGGGTTCTGCGAGGCGGCAGGCGACCGGCGGTACAACAGCGTGGTCTGCGTGACCGGCGACGGGACACTCGGCCTGCACAGAAAAGTGCACCAACCCCTCAGTGAGGACGCGCTGTTCGCGGCCGGTGACGGCTTCGCGGCGTTCGACACGCCGGTCGGCAGGCTCGGCATGATGATCTGCTACGACAAGGCGTTCCCCGAGTCGGCACGCACCCTGGCCCTGGACGGCGCCGAGATAGTGGTCTGTTCCTCGGCGTGGCCCGCGAGCCGCACCGACCCGGCCCCCGACCTGGCCGACGACCGCTGGACCCGGCGTTTCGACCTGTTCGACCAGACCCGGGCCCTGGAGAACCAGGTCGTCTGGCTCTCGGCCAACCAGTCCGGCACCTTCGGCACCCTCCGCTTCGTCGGCAGCGCCAAGATCGTCGGCCCAGGCGGCGAGATCCTGTCCCGTACCGGGGTGACCCAAGGCATGGCGACAGCCGAACTGGACGTGCCGCGAACCCTCGCCACGGCCCGCCGCTCCATGGGCCACCTACGCGACCGCCGTCCCTCTGCCTACCACTCCACCGACATATCCGTGATGACTGCCTTCCCGGCGGTGACCCCGGCACCAGGAGCCTGA
- a CDS encoding carbon-nitrogen hydrolase family protein produces the protein MVRIAAASAHFGRDLEFDLQRIAKLIADARAEGAALLVLPDATLGGYLADLRHPDPDALPPALDPADPIFKRLAGLAGEMVVCAGYCEAAGQDRYNAAVCLTGDGVLGRHRKVHLPAGEITAYAPGDRFDAFDTPVGRVGMLIDYDKTFPESARSLALDGAEILACLSAWPTSITNRAPRMTQDRQSRLFDLYDQARAAENQVVLASSNQTGAMGGMRFLGQAKVVGPGGEILARTWSKAGLAVAELDVKEEIARARRVLDHLSELRPGSYR, from the coding sequence GTGGTCCGCATAGCGGCGGCGTCCGCGCACTTCGGCCGGGACCTGGAGTTCGACCTTCAAAGAATCGCGAAACTCATCGCCGACGCGCGAGCCGAAGGCGCCGCACTCCTCGTCCTCCCCGACGCCACCCTCGGCGGCTACCTGGCCGACCTCCGCCACCCCGACCCCGACGCGCTCCCCCCGGCCCTCGACCCCGCCGACCCGATCTTCAAACGGCTGGCAGGCCTGGCAGGAGAAATGGTCGTCTGCGCCGGCTACTGCGAAGCCGCAGGCCAGGACCGCTACAACGCCGCGGTCTGCCTCACCGGCGACGGCGTACTCGGCCGCCACCGCAAGGTCCACCTCCCCGCAGGAGAGATCACCGCCTACGCGCCAGGCGACCGCTTCGACGCCTTCGACACCCCTGTCGGCCGTGTCGGCATGCTCATCGACTACGACAAGACCTTCCCCGAGTCGGCACGCTCCCTGGCCCTCGACGGCGCCGAGATCCTCGCGTGCCTGTCGGCGTGGCCCACCAGCATCACCAACCGCGCACCCCGCATGACCCAGGACCGCCAGTCCCGCCTGTTCGACCTGTACGACCAGGCCCGCGCCGCCGAGAACCAGGTCGTCCTCGCCTCCTCCAACCAGACCGGCGCCATGGGAGGCATGCGTTTCCTCGGCCAGGCCAAGGTCGTCGGCCCCGGCGGCGAGATCCTCGCACGTACCTGGTCCAAAGCGGGCCTGGCGGTCGCCGAACTGGACGTCAAGGAGGAGATCGCCAGAGCCCGCCGCGTCCTCGACCACCTGAGCGAACTACGACCGGGGAGCTACCGGTGA
- a CDS encoding MSMEG_0565 family glycosyltransferase: MRIALLTYSTKPRGGVVHTLSLAEALAAAGQDVTVWTLARGGDGGFFRAVDPAVRQVIVPFRDIPGESVGDRVLRSIAAMRAAFRPDGYDVVHAQDCITANAADDCVRTVHHIDHFTTPELVACHERAISRPHTHICVSTAVARELAAGWDIAATVIPNGVEAERFAEAARHPDPRWRARFGRYVLTVGGIEPRKGSMDLLEAYALLTGADPDLRLVIAGGETLFDYRDYRATWDDRAAALGLDPVVLGRVGHDDLPGLVASAAVFAFPSLKEGFGLAAMEALAAGVPLVTRDLAVFREVFTPAAHFATTPRDFADAMHTAMTTPDPPRRTAGHDLATRHTWRAAAERHITLYESL, from the coding sequence GTGAGGATCGCGCTGCTGACGTACTCGACCAAGCCGCGCGGCGGCGTCGTGCACACCCTCAGCCTCGCCGAGGCCCTGGCCGCCGCCGGACAGGACGTGACGGTCTGGACGCTGGCCCGCGGCGGCGACGGCGGCTTCTTCCGCGCCGTCGACCCGGCCGTACGGCAGGTCATCGTGCCGTTCCGCGACATCCCCGGCGAAAGCGTCGGCGACCGCGTGCTGCGCTCCATCGCCGCCATGCGCGCCGCGTTCCGTCCCGACGGCTACGACGTCGTGCACGCGCAGGACTGCATCACCGCCAACGCCGCCGACGACTGCGTGCGCACCGTCCACCACATCGACCACTTCACCACCCCCGAACTGGTCGCCTGCCACGAACGCGCCATCTCCCGGCCGCACACCCACATCTGCGTCTCCACCGCCGTGGCCCGTGAACTGGCCGCCGGCTGGGACATCGCCGCCACCGTCATCCCCAACGGCGTCGAGGCCGAGCGCTTCGCCGAAGCGGCCCGCCACCCCGACCCCCGCTGGCGTGCGCGCTTCGGCCGGTACGTCCTCACCGTCGGCGGCATCGAACCCCGCAAAGGCTCCATGGACCTCCTGGAGGCCTACGCGCTGCTCACCGGTGCCGACCCTGACCTGCGCCTCGTCATCGCCGGCGGCGAGACCCTGTTCGACTACCGCGACTACCGCGCCACCTGGGACGACCGCGCCGCCGCACTCGGCCTCGACCCCGTCGTCCTCGGCCGCGTCGGCCACGACGACCTCCCCGGCCTCGTCGCCTCCGCCGCCGTCTTCGCCTTCCCGTCCCTCAAGGAAGGCTTCGGCCTCGCCGCCATGGAGGCCCTGGCGGCAGGCGTCCCCCTGGTCACCCGCGACCTCGCCGTCTTCCGTGAGGTCTTCACCCCCGCCGCGCACTTCGCCACGACCCCCCGCGACTTCGCCGACGCCATGCACACGGCCATGACCACCCCCGACCCACCCCGCCGTACCGCCGGCCACGACCTGGCGACCCGCCACACCTGGCGAGCCGCCGCCGAACGTCACATCACGCTGTACGAGTCCCTGTGA
- a CDS encoding maleylpyruvate isomerase family mycothiol-dependent enzyme, with the protein MEHSRLLRHLEDEFTLLRAAIGAADLASRVPSCPEWTAADLAQHVAYVYLHKAECIRLGAFPDPWPPETVHPGSVALLDEMYGALTEQFAAHSPEDHAATWHEPDQTVGFWIRRMTQETVVHRVDAELAAGVAVSPVSADLAFDGVEEMLTLFMGYGSTVWRDDYGTLLDSPDERPVIVSTGHHAWSVAPTPKGVEVREARSGFDGDALVSGDAEPLLLWLWNRGGGDAVRTAGDPALLAQFQALRVAATQ; encoded by the coding sequence ATGGAACATTCCCGCCTTCTGCGTCACCTAGAGGACGAGTTCACCTTGCTGCGGGCCGCCATCGGCGCGGCCGACCTCGCCTCCCGGGTGCCGTCGTGCCCTGAGTGGACCGCGGCCGACCTGGCGCAGCATGTCGCGTACGTCTATCTGCACAAGGCCGAGTGCATCCGGCTCGGCGCGTTCCCCGACCCGTGGCCGCCGGAGACGGTCCACCCGGGGTCGGTGGCTCTCCTCGACGAGATGTACGGCGCGCTGACGGAGCAGTTCGCCGCGCATTCCCCTGAGGACCACGCGGCCACCTGGCACGAACCCGACCAGACGGTGGGTTTCTGGATCCGGCGGATGACGCAGGAGACCGTCGTCCACCGGGTGGACGCCGAGCTGGCGGCCGGTGTCGCCGTCTCCCCCGTCTCCGCCGACCTGGCCTTCGACGGCGTCGAGGAGATGCTGACCCTGTTCATGGGGTACGGCAGCACCGTCTGGCGCGACGACTACGGCACCCTGCTCGACTCCCCCGACGAGCGTCCCGTCATCGTGTCCACCGGCCACCACGCCTGGTCCGTGGCCCCCACCCCCAAAGGCGTCGAGGTGCGCGAGGCCCGCTCCGGTTTCGACGGTGACGCGCTGGTCAGCGGGGACGCCGAGCCGCTGCTGCTGTGGCTGTGGAACCGCGGCGGCGGCGATGCGGTCCGCACCGCCGGGGACCCGGCGCTGCTGGCGCAGTTCCAGGCGCTGCGGGTGGCCGCCACGCAGTGA
- a CDS encoding MmcQ/YjbR family DNA-binding protein, which produces MSTVESPVTAADVRRVAMSLPRTVERLVRDRVKFNVGRIVYCTLSRDETLMGCGFPKEEREAAVAAEPDKFLLPKGGDMRYHWIVVRLSALGEDELRELVTDAWRMAAPKRVRAAYDQEHAEA; this is translated from the coding sequence GTGAGTACGGTCGAGTCTCCCGTCACCGCCGCCGATGTGCGGCGCGTGGCCATGTCGTTGCCGCGCACCGTCGAGCGGCTGGTGCGTGATCGCGTCAAGTTCAATGTGGGACGCATCGTGTACTGCACGTTGTCCCGTGACGAGACGCTCATGGGGTGCGGGTTCCCCAAGGAGGAGCGCGAAGCGGCGGTCGCGGCCGAGCCGGACAAGTTCCTGCTGCCGAAGGGTGGCGACATGCGGTACCACTGGATCGTGGTTCGCCTGTCGGCTCTCGGCGAGGACGAGTTACGTGAGCTCGTCACCGACGCGTGGCGCATGGCGGCGCCGAAGCGCGTGCGGGCCGCGTACGACCAGGAGCACGCCGAGGCGTGA
- a CDS encoding aspartate aminotransferase family protein → MDDTTFWDDADRLLIRYGGAFTPRVIERAAGAYVFDRQGRAILDFTSGQMSAILGHAHPEIVATVSAAVASLDHLFSGMLSEPVVELARRLTATLPSELGKMVLLTTGAEANEAAIKMAKLATGRFEIVSFDRSWHGMTQGAAAATFSAGRRGYGPPMPGNLALPAPNAYRSPFRNPDGSYDWEAELGYGFDLVDRQSSGSLAACLIEPILSSGGIIDLPDGYLRRLKEMCEERGMLLILDEAQTALGRTGMMYAFERDGVTPDILTLSKTLGAGLPVAAVVTSAGIEQVCHERGFLFYTTHVSDPLAASVALTVLDVIEREKLVRRAATLGAGLTERLAALRDEYEVVGDVRGRGLLQGVELVEDKKSKAPADALGKAVTSACLERGLHMNIVQLPGMGGIFRIAPPLTISEDELNSGVDILEAAIKAVLPQRP, encoded by the coding sequence ATGGACGACACGACGTTCTGGGATGACGCGGACCGGTTGCTGATCCGGTACGGAGGAGCGTTCACGCCGCGGGTCATCGAGCGGGCCGCTGGTGCGTATGTCTTCGATCGGCAGGGTCGAGCGATTCTCGACTTCACGTCGGGGCAGATGAGTGCGATTCTCGGGCACGCGCATCCGGAGATCGTGGCGACGGTGTCGGCCGCGGTCGCTTCGCTGGATCATCTGTTCAGCGGCATGCTCAGTGAGCCGGTGGTGGAGCTCGCGCGCAGGCTCACGGCGACTCTGCCTTCCGAGCTCGGCAAGATGGTGCTGCTGACCACGGGAGCGGAGGCGAACGAGGCGGCGATCAAGATGGCGAAGCTCGCCACGGGTCGCTTCGAGATCGTGTCGTTCGACCGGTCCTGGCACGGCATGACGCAGGGGGCCGCGGCGGCGACGTTCTCCGCCGGACGGCGTGGCTACGGGCCTCCGATGCCGGGGAACCTCGCGTTGCCGGCGCCGAACGCCTACCGGTCGCCGTTCCGGAACCCCGACGGGTCGTACGACTGGGAGGCCGAGCTCGGGTACGGCTTCGATCTGGTCGATCGGCAGTCTTCGGGGAGTCTCGCGGCCTGTCTGATCGAGCCGATTCTGTCGTCAGGCGGGATCATCGATCTGCCTGACGGGTATCTGCGCCGCCTCAAGGAGATGTGTGAGGAACGCGGCATGCTGCTCATCCTGGACGAGGCGCAGACCGCGCTCGGCCGTACCGGGATGATGTACGCGTTCGAGCGAGACGGGGTCACACCGGACATTCTGACGTTGTCGAAGACGCTGGGGGCCGGGCTGCCGGTGGCGGCGGTCGTCACGAGTGCCGGGATCGAGCAGGTCTGTCACGAACGGGGTTTCCTCTTCTACACGACCCATGTCTCCGATCCCTTGGCGGCCTCCGTCGCGCTGACGGTGCTCGACGTCATCGAACGCGAGAAGCTGGTGCGGCGTGCCGCGACGCTCGGCGCCGGGCTCACCGAGCGGCTGGCGGCGCTTCGCGACGAGTACGAGGTGGTGGGGGACGTGCGGGGCCGCGGGCTGTTGCAGGGGGTCGAGCTGGTGGAGGACAAGAAGAGCAAAGCGCCGGCGGACGCGCTCGGTAAGGCGGTCACGTCGGCCTGCCTCGAACGCGGACTGCACATGAACATCGTCCAGTTGCCGGGGATGGGGGGCATCTTCCGGATCGCGCCGCCGCTCACCATCAGCGAGGACGAGCTGAACAGCGGCGTGGACATCCTGGAGGCGGCCATCAAGGCGGTGCTTCCGCAGCGGCCGTGA